Proteins co-encoded in one Papaver somniferum cultivar HN1 chromosome 5, ASM357369v1, whole genome shotgun sequence genomic window:
- the LOC113282216 gene encoding L-Ala-D/L-amino acid epimerase-like isoform X2, giving the protein MSSKSVFVSNPLLNLSSPSKKYDLCNFKTPIVAIATGKRPPSVSTAAVPETNTKTKMNLGFKSLLDTFCIDVQKAEGRPLNVPLIAPFTIATSKLVKVENVAIRVELNNGCVGWGEAPILPFVTAEAQSTVLAKAAEVCEFLRLSKPMRLNFLLNEIQQLLPGHQFASVRAGLEMALIDAVATSIGVPLWRLFGGASNTITTDITIPICSPDEAAKLASKYRKQGFSTLKLKVGKNLNADIEVLKAIRVAHPECSFILDANEGYTSSEAIKVLDKLHEMGVTPILFEQPVHRDDWEGLGHVTQVAKQKYGISVAADESCRSLVDVEKIIEGNLADVINIKLAKIGVLGALEIIELARKSGLDLMIGGMVETRLAMGFSGHLAAGLGCFKFIDLDTPLLLSEDPVAEGYEVSGAVYKFTNARGHGGFLHWDSIA; this is encoded by the exons ATGTCATCAAAATCAGTTTTTGTATCAAACCCATTACTCAATCTCTCTTCTCCTTCAAAAAAATATGATCTTTGTAACTTCAAGACCCCCATTGTAGCTATAGCAACTGGTAAAAGACCACCATCAGTATCAACAGCAGCAGTTCCtgaaacaaatacaaaaacaaaaatgaatctTGGGTTTAAAAGTCTGTTAGATACATTTTGTATAGATGTACAAAAAGCAGAAGGGAGACCATTAAATGTTCCATTGATTGCTCCATTTACAATTGCAACATCAAAACTTGTAAAGGTTGAGAATGTTGCAATAAGGGTTGAATTGAATAATGGATGTGTTGGTTGGGGTGAAGCACCTATTCTTCCTTTTGTTACAGCTGAAGCTCAATCAACTGTACTTGCTAAAGCTGCTGAAGTTTGTGAGTTTCTTAGATTGAGTAAGCCAATGAGACTAAATTTCCTTCTTAATGAAATTCAACAACTTCTCCCTGGACATCAATTTGCTTCT GTTAGGGCAGGACTTGAGATGGCATTGATTGATGCAGTTGCAACAAGCATTGGTGTACCACTATGGAGATTGTTTGGTGGTGCATCGAACACCATTACAACTGATATAACA ATTCCAATTTGTTCTCCAGATGAAGCTGCCAAATTGGCTTCAAAGTACCGTAAACAAGGATTCAGCACCTTGAAGCTTAAGGTTGGAAAGAATCTGAATGCAGACATAGAAGTTCTCAAAGCCATAAGGGTTGCTCACCCTGAGTGCTCATTTATATTGGACGCCAATGAGGGATATACATCCTCTGAAGCCATCAAAGTGCTTGATAAGTTACATG AAATGGGTGTAACCCCGATTCTCTTTGAGCAACCAGTTCACAGGGATGACTGGGAGGGTCTAGGTCACGTGACTCAGGTTGCCAAGCAAAAGTATGGGATATCTGTTGCTGCAGATGAAAGCTGCCGAAGCTTGGTTGATGTTGAGAAAATCATCGAAGGAAACCTAGCTGATGTTATAAACATCAAACTTGCAAAAATTGGGGTTTTGGGGGCTCTTGAAATTATTGAGCTTGCAAGGAAATCAGGCCTGGACCTCATGATTGGTGGCATGGTTGAGACTAGACTTGCCATGGGTTTTTCTGGTCATCTGGCCGCTGGTCTAGGGTGTTTCAA ATTCATTGATCTTGATACGCCTCTTCTACTTTCCGAGGATCCAGTTGCTGAGGGTTATGAAG TTTCTGGTGCTGTTTATAAGTTCACTAATGCCAGAGGTCACGGCGGCTTCCTTCACTGGGACAGTATTGCATG a
- the LOC113282216 gene encoding L-Ala-D/L-amino acid epimerase-like isoform X1 → MSSKSVFVSNPLLNLSSPSKKYDLCNFKTPIVAIATGKRPPSVSTAAVPETNTKTKMNLGFKSLLDTFCIDVQKAEGRPLNVPLIAPFTIATSKLVKVENVAIRVELNNGCVGWGEAPILPFVTAEAQSTVLAKAAEVCEFLRLSKPMRLNFLLNEIQQLLPGHQFASVRAGLEMALIDAVATSIGVPLWRLFGGASNTITTDITIPICSPDEAAKLASKYRKQGFSTLKLKVGKNLNADIEVLKAIRVAHPECSFILDANEGYTSSEAIKVLDKLHEMGVTPILFEQPVHRDDWEGLGHVTQVAKQKYGISVAADESCRSLVDVEKIIEGNLADVINIKLAKIGVLGALEIIELARKSGLDLMIGGMVETRLAMGFSGHLAAGLGCFKFIDLDTPLLLSEDPVAEGYEVSGAVYKFTNARGHGGFLHWDSIAW, encoded by the exons ATGTCATCAAAATCAGTTTTTGTATCAAACCCATTACTCAATCTCTCTTCTCCTTCAAAAAAATATGATCTTTGTAACTTCAAGACCCCCATTGTAGCTATAGCAACTGGTAAAAGACCACCATCAGTATCAACAGCAGCAGTTCCtgaaacaaatacaaaaacaaaaatgaatctTGGGTTTAAAAGTCTGTTAGATACATTTTGTATAGATGTACAAAAAGCAGAAGGGAGACCATTAAATGTTCCATTGATTGCTCCATTTACAATTGCAACATCAAAACTTGTAAAGGTTGAGAATGTTGCAATAAGGGTTGAATTGAATAATGGATGTGTTGGTTGGGGTGAAGCACCTATTCTTCCTTTTGTTACAGCTGAAGCTCAATCAACTGTACTTGCTAAAGCTGCTGAAGTTTGTGAGTTTCTTAGATTGAGTAAGCCAATGAGACTAAATTTCCTTCTTAATGAAATTCAACAACTTCTCCCTGGACATCAATTTGCTTCT GTTAGGGCAGGACTTGAGATGGCATTGATTGATGCAGTTGCAACAAGCATTGGTGTACCACTATGGAGATTGTTTGGTGGTGCATCGAACACCATTACAACTGATATAACA ATTCCAATTTGTTCTCCAGATGAAGCTGCCAAATTGGCTTCAAAGTACCGTAAACAAGGATTCAGCACCTTGAAGCTTAAGGTTGGAAAGAATCTGAATGCAGACATAGAAGTTCTCAAAGCCATAAGGGTTGCTCACCCTGAGTGCTCATTTATATTGGACGCCAATGAGGGATATACATCCTCTGAAGCCATCAAAGTGCTTGATAAGTTACATG AAATGGGTGTAACCCCGATTCTCTTTGAGCAACCAGTTCACAGGGATGACTGGGAGGGTCTAGGTCACGTGACTCAGGTTGCCAAGCAAAAGTATGGGATATCTGTTGCTGCAGATGAAAGCTGCCGAAGCTTGGTTGATGTTGAGAAAATCATCGAAGGAAACCTAGCTGATGTTATAAACATCAAACTTGCAAAAATTGGGGTTTTGGGGGCTCTTGAAATTATTGAGCTTGCAAGGAAATCAGGCCTGGACCTCATGATTGGTGGCATGGTTGAGACTAGACTTGCCATGGGTTTTTCTGGTCATCTGGCCGCTGGTCTAGGGTGTTTCAA ATTCATTGATCTTGATACGCCTCTTCTACTTTCCGAGGATCCAGTTGCTGAGGGTTATGAAG TTTCTGGTGCTGTTTATAAGTTCACTAATGCCAGAGGTCACGGCGGCTTCCTTCACTGGGACAGTATTGCATGGTAA
- the LOC113282217 gene encoding non-specific lipid-transfer protein 2-like codes for MKATYTSLLVVAMLTLLLSNQIQVSVAVTCSAVQLAPCLGAMMSSGTQPSKACCDKLREQKPCLCGYMRDPNLRQYVNTQNAKKVANTCNAPLPNC; via the coding sequence ATGAAGGCAACATACACTTCCCTTCTGGTCGTAGCCATGCTTACCCTTCTTTTGAGCAATCAAATCCAGGTTTCAGTGGCCGTAACTTGTAGCGCTGTTCAACTAGCACCATGTCTAGGGGCGATGATGTCGTCCGGTACTCAACCATCGAAAGCTTGTTGCGATAAGTTAAGAGAGCAAAAACCATGTCTTTGTGGGTATATGAGGGATCCTAACCTCAGACAATATGTTAATACTCAAAACGCTAAGAAAGTGGCTAATACATGCAACGCACCTCTTCCTAATTGCTAA
- the LOC113277643 gene encoding Bowman-Birk type proteinase inhibitor-like, which translates to MVVSKSMLAVLTMLAMLIAVTSLLSVVDAEEQIILDGEEPLTTFTDGPVDNKAKACCDSCLCTKSMPPQCQCTDQKKKCYPGCKACRCTKSFPPTCRCMDINDFCYPQCSPPPSPSSSSCSPDCKMCLCTKSLPPSCFCKDTPAPTLSSDKCSDDCSVCRCSMDDPPNCTCMDA; encoded by the exons atggtggttTCTAAGTCAATGTTAGCAGTGCTAACAATGTTAGCCATGTTAATTGCTGTAACATCTCTTTTGAGTGTGGTCGATGCTGAAGAACAAATAATCCTGGATGGCGAGGAACCGCTAACCACCTTCACAGATG GTCCGGTGGATAATAAGGCTAAAGCATGTTGTGATAGTTGCTTGTGTACGAAATCGATGCCACCACAATGCCAGTGCACTGATCAGAAGAAAAAGTGCTACCCAGGATGCAAGGCGTGTAGATGCACCAAATCTTTCCCTCCAACATGCCGTTGTATGGATATCAATGACTTCTGTTATCCACAATGTTCTCCTCCTCCATCACCATCATCCAGTAGTTGCAGTCCAGACTGTAAAATGTGTTTATGCACAAAATCATTGCCTCCATCATGCTTCTGCAAGGACACACCAGCACCAACGCTATCATCTGATAAGTGCAGTGACGATTGTTCGGTGTGCAGGTGTTCAATGGACGACCCTCCTAATTGCACTTGTATGGACGCATAA